A region of the Apteryx mantelli isolate bAptMan1 chromosome 34, bAptMan1.hap1, whole genome shotgun sequence genome:
AGCTGGGATGTGTCCATGGCCACCCCAGATGTGTCCCAGCCCAGGACCTGCCTGGTCACGGGGTGCTCAGGAGCAGCGCACGGACCCAAGGCACCATGtgccccctcttcccctccctcatTGGCATTTGGGGGGTGGACGGGGACCGAGATCCAGCTGCGGCCACCCCAGACGTGTCCACGTCCACCCTGCGGCCGCCTCCAGCCACGTCTAAGGCCACAAGAAGGGGCGACGCCTGGACCAGGGGCCCCCTTGTCCCACCCTGAcgggtgccctgggggggggggaggcacacGAGACCCAAATCCAGCTGTGGCCACTCCAGATGTGCCCGCGgccaccccagccctgccagctgcCCACCTGAGGATGTTGAGGCAGACGTTGCCCTCCAGGTCGATGTTGGGGTGATAGACCATCGTCTCGCACTTCACTTTCGGCGGGTCGTGGGGATAGCCCTGGCCGACCTGGGGGCAAGAGCGAAGGGCAGGGTGACAGCTCAGCACCTGGGCAGGAGGCCACCGGCCACAGCCATGCGGTCACAGGTCCCTGGGCCCACCCCCAGTTCAAGGGGTGACCGTGTGGCCACCAGTCACGTCTCGGCGGCCACCAAGCCGCCCCATTCCCATCTCCAACCCACAAGGTGGATACGCGGCCACGAGTCACGGTGGCCAGCAGCCTCTAACCTGACCCTGCCTAGGCATTTGTCTACGTCTTGGTGGCCACTGGTCGCATCTTGGTGCGGCCACCTGCCTCTATCCCAACCCACAGGGTGGACACCTGGCTATCGCTCACATCTTGGTGGCCGCAGGTCACGTCTTAAAAGCTGCCAGCTCCTAGTTCATACCCCAAACCAGATAATAGACACGTGGCTACTGGTCACATCTTAGCGGTCACCAACCACTGATCCCAACTCCAATCCACAAGGTAAACACCGGTCACGTTTTGGTGCCCACTAATCATATCTTGGCAGCCACAGCTCCTACCCCAAAGCACACAGTAGATACATGGCCACGTGTCATGTTTTGGTGGCCATAGGTAACGTTTTAGTAGCCACCGACTCCCAACCCACCTCCAACCCATAGCATGAACTAGTCACATtttggtggctgctggttgtaTCTCAGGGGCCACCAACCTCTGGCCCCTAACCCAACCCATGGGGTGGACACGTGGCCCCTGGCCAGGTGCCGGTGGCCACCCACATCCTGCTCCCCACACAGAGGGCAAGCTCATGACTATGGGTCCCACCTTGGTGGCCACAGGTCCCACCTCGGTGGCCACCGGCCCCTCGCCGCCACCAcccccagcccctggggcagCCAAGCAGTCCCCATCCCATCTTGGTGGCCACAGGCTTCCCCTTCCCCACGCACGTGACTGACCTTAAAACTGAAGACGAATTTCCCTCCCTTGTAGAAGCCCTGCAGGAAAGACAGACGTCACCGGGGGTTGGGGACACAAGGATCAGGGAAGAACCCCAAGGGCCAACGGGGGGGACACCGGGGATGCAGAGGGGACCCCCAAGGGACAAAGTGGGGCAGTGGGCACAAGAAGGTGACAGGGATATGGGGAGGACCCTGATGGAGGTGATGGCGGGGGGGACACTGTGGGGACGGAGAAGAACCCCAAGACCTATGGAAAGACCTGGGAGCAGATGAGGGACAGGGAGACCCCAGTGGACCGGGATGGGGAGGGGACCCTGGGGTGACAGGGGACAAGGGGGGGGGGACCCGCACCTCGTCGGGGCAGATGAGGAGGCGGAAATGCAGCAGGTCGTCCTGGTCGGAGAAGTCGATCTCGCACGTCTTGGGCAAGTTCAGCTCGTTGATGTCTGAGGGACACGCGTGAGTGGGGACACGCGTGAGCGGGGACACGGACACGGGTCGGGGGGGACACGTGCAGAAGCCAGCGGGGGACACGTACAGTCACAGGGCAGCGGGACAGGGGGAAACACGCAAGGGAGACACGGACACGGGAAAACACGGATGGGGCCAGGCCCCACCAGTGCCCCCAggtcccccccccagcaccagaACCAGCACCAGGGTCCCAGGCCCAGGTCCCCTCCGGTACCGGGCCCCGGTCCTGCCCCAGGGCACCCGGTAGTGGCCCCCCAGGGGAACCAGTCCCAGACCAGTTCACCCCAGTACCGGGCCCAGTTCCTCCCCAGTagggccggcagcagcccccaAGGGGAACCAGCCCCGGCTCTGTCCAgccccagttcccccccccccccggtaccggGCCCGGTtctcccccggggcagccggtaGCAGCCCCCCATAGGGGACCAACCCCAGGTGGGTTCAGCCCCGGTTCCCCCCCCGCCGGTACCGGGCCCGGTcctgccccggggcagccggcagcagccccccaTGGGGACCAACCCCAGGTGGGTTCGGGCCcggttcccctccttcccccggtACCGGGCCCGGTcctgccccggggcagccggcagcagccccccaTGAGGACCAACCCCAGGTGGGTTCAGCCCTGGTTCCCCCCCCGGTACCGGGCCCGGTtctcccccggggcagccggcagcagccccccagGCGAAGCAGACCCCGAGCCCGGCGCAGCCCCGGTTCCTGCCCCCtctcggtgccggtgccggtacCGGTACGGGGCCCGGTGCGGGTCACCTTTCTGGATGCGGAGCTGGGCAGCCGAGGCCTTTTTGCTGGTGCCCTTGGTGCCGCCGGCCgattcctcctccttcttctgctGCTTCAACGAGAAGAGCTTGATCATCCTGCCGGGCCGAACCGGGCCGCCGCGGGCCTcaccgggccgccgccgccgcgggccgccccgggggcgggggggccgggagggggcagggggccgggccgggcccgggggcagcggcggggagccgagctgcggccccccccggcgGCTCAGCAgcggggaagggagaagggggagggaggcggcaccggcggcggcaccgggagcCGGACCGGGAGCGCAGAGCGGAGGCGGACGGGGGTTAGTCGGCAACGGCCGGCGCCGTTCGGCAACTTCCGGAAGCGCTTCGGGGCTTTCCGGAAGGGGCTTCGGGGCTTTCCGGAAGGGGGCGGGGACGAGCAGCGGGAGGCTTCGCGCCGTCGCCGGCGCCCTTCGGGCTTTTCCGGAGGGGGCTCGGGCGGGCGCCGAACGCGCTTCGGGTTCTTCCGGAACGAAGGCGAGTCTTTCCGGGGTCTTCCCCGAGCCGCTTCGGCTCTTTCCGGAAGAACCTTCGGGTCTTTCCGGAGGCGCTTCGGGCTCTTCCGGAaaagcccccccacacacacttcggCTCTTTCCGGCAAGGAGTCGAGTCTCGCCGAGCTCTTGCCCCAGCCGCTTCGGCTCTTTCCGGAGCAGCCTTCGGGTCTTTCCGGAAGCAGGGCGGGCTCGCTGCGTTTCGGCGCCGCTTCGGTTCCCTTCGGAGAGCTTTCGGCTGTTTCCGGAAAAGCTCGGTAGCTTCCGGCAGCGTCCGACaccacctccccctccccgctcccttcGGGTCTCACCGGAAAACTTCGGCTATTTCCGGAAGACTCCACgaacaagcccccccccccccggctctttCCGGAAGGCTTCGGCTCTTTCCGGAGCTCCGTTCTCCCCCCCCCTCGGCTCCATCCACCAACTGCACGAGATGGGAGGGACCCCAAGCACCAGCCGCGCGCTGATAGGCTCAGCCGTTCAGGGCGGAAGCAGGGCAGGGGGGCGGGCCCCGACAGCTTCCCACTGGGCGCCGCCATCTTTATTTTGGGCACCACCCTCTTTGTTGTGGGCACTCCCCAGGCTGAAGGGAACAGAGCTGTACCGGGaccagcccccccccgccccactcccagtgtccccagtctCACACCAGCCCCCACCCCCCATCTCCATCCACCCATGGCAAGGACCAGgccccccagctccccagtcCTGCACCAGTTTGGCCAGTGCttgcaggggggggggggggtgaagagcGGGTGCAAGGGGGCCACGAGGCCAAATCTGATCACAGGAGAGCGAGACAGCGGTGGCAGGAAGAGCCTGAAGGACGGTGGCTTTATTTCTCCGGTAGATACAGACAGGGACAACGTTGgcaggggggaaaggaagggagaaggtcaccgctgcaccccccccccccatggccacTGGGGCAGGAAAGGGCCCCGCTCCCCTCTGCGGTggcctttcccccccccacccccccacacacacccggAGGGGAGGATGTCACGGTGTCACGGACCCAGGGGGGCGGCAGGGGAGGCCGGGGCGCCTTCGGCCTCATCCAGAGGGATGACGGGATCGAGCAGGGCCGAGGAGAACTTGCAGTCGCCGAAGGTGGCGTTGAGCCGGGCCTCAAAGAACCGCTGCAGGCCCAGGATGGACTGCACGTCCGCcttgtcctgggggggggggggggggggtgtaaggcaagggggtgagggggggCCCCCCCTTTTGCCCCCCCCCTCCTCCAGGGGAATACGGGgctcccctccccacctccgTGAGCTTGTTGAACTGGCGGATCATCCTCCAGACGTCGCGGGCGAACTCCTCGGGGCAGCCGTAGGGAGGCGACAGCTTCTCCTGCAGCTTGGCCCGGATGAGGGTGAGGTCGATGGCATCGTGGCCCTCCTGGGATCAGGGAGCAAAGAGGGATCGGGACGCTGCGGGTGGCCCCCTCACCCAGGTGCCACCCctaaagtcccccccccccccccgcccgcggcgcgggACTCACCGGGGAGCTGGAGAGCCGGTGCAGGGGTCGGCAGGGCTCGTggcagagcagctccagcagcacgTGCTCGCACTTCTGCCGGGGAAGAGATCCAAGGCACGTGAGAGGGATCGCCCCCGGTCGTCTCCTTCCCGCCACCAGATCCTCGATCTACGCCCCGAAATACGCACCCGCTGGTCCAGGGGGCAAAGCTTGCGGGGTGCCCCCTCCTCCGGGCCAGGGAAGCCGGTGGCGAGGTCCTCGCGGGGGGCCGGCGGATCCTGGCACAGCAGACACCTCCACTCGGGGCTGCAGGATCAGGCGGGGGATCAAGTGGGACCCCGGTGTCCCCACTCCTGCCGGAGCGGGCAGATCTCCCGGGATCTGGGCCCCGAGGTCCACAGGGGCCTGGCACCAATGGGTCAGCGCCAGTAACGCTCGGGGCAGTGGATCCCAACAGGTCTCAAGTGTGTGGATTCCCACGTGGATCAGGGCCAGGCACCCAAGGATCGAAGGGTGGGACGTGCTATGGATGAGGGATACCAGCTCCCCGGGACTCTGGGAATCAAAGAGGTCCTCCCCCATTGATCAGAGATCAATGCATGGCTGCCCACGTGGGGTGGGGCAGTAATTCCCAAGGGATCCGGGTTCCTGTGTGGGTCCCCACATGGACGGGACCAGTTCATCCAGCGGGGTCTGGGAGCAAAGGGTAGATCCCTGTGTGGATAAGACATGTCATTGCcagggatttgggatcaacaggcGGAGCCCAGCATAGAAAAGGGCCAGGAGATCCCTGAAAATCTGGGCTTCAGAGGTAGATTCCCCCCCCACGAATCAGGGAAAGCAAAGCCCCAGGCCTCTGGGATCAAGGCGTGGGCCCCCACACGGATCAAGAGCCAATCTCCAGGGATCACGGGCAGGTCTCTGCACGGATCTGGGAGAGTAGACCCCAAGACGATCCCGTGGGACTCTGCCGCAGCCGAGGGGCAGATCCCAGGAAAAAATCAGAAGATCCAGGGGATCCAGGGGCACCCAAGAACCCCAGAAGGAACCAGCAGATCCCAGGGGAGAGAAGTGGACGGGGGCCGAACGGCACCCAAACCTCCACAGCAACagccaggctgggggggggggggggggggggagggctgaATCCTGGGGAAAATGGGAAAACCCCTAAAGGCCAGTGATCACCAGGGAATCCAGTGGCACCACCAGAGGATCCCCTGAAGGATCACAAGGGGTAGCAGCAATTCCACTCCCCTCCTGGGGCAAGGGAACTGGAACTGTCACGGGAGATGAGATCCCAAAGACCTGGTGGTTCCAGGTGATTCCGGAAGATCCAGGGAGCAGCAGATACCCCCAGTCATCCCTCGGGAAGCCAAGGGGCAGTACACATCCCTCCCCCAGAAGGGGGAATCCCAAGGAAGGACGGTGGATCCTGGAGATCCAGCAGGGCCAGAGCATCCCTAGGGACAGGGACCctcagcaaggggggggggggatcagtaGATCCCAGGGAGATAAGGCAATCTGGGAAGGGGGAATGGACAAAAGCGGCAGTGTCCCCTGCGGCGTGGGGGCTCAGTGGATCCCGGGGATCTACCTGGGGACCTCCTGGAGGGCGGGGAGGTGGCAATCGAGATGGTAGCAGTGCTCGCAGCGGTCGCACATCACCACGGCGCCGGCTTGGCGACACACGCGGCAACAAGCCGCTCCAGGATCCGGGAGAGCGCCCGGAGGACCGGATCC
Encoded here:
- the UBE2M gene encoding NEDD8-conjugating enzyme Ubc12; translated protein: MIKLFSLKQQKKEEESAGGTKGTSKKASAAQLRIQKDINELNLPKTCEIDFSDQDDLLHFRLLICPDEGFYKGGKFVFSFKVGQGYPHDPPKVKCETMVYHPNIDLEGNVCLNILREDWKPVLTINSIIYGLQYLFLEPNPEDPLNKEAAEVLQSNRRLFEQNVQRSLRGGYVGATYFERCLK